The following DNA comes from Flavobacterium sp. N3904.
TTCAAATTTTAAACTTCGGTAATTTAATTTTCCATATTTAAATCCGAAAAATTCATCAATTCTACCCGTAAATACAATTGTTTTAGCTTTAGCATTCCATTCAGCATTGTTTTCAAAATAATCTTGATCAGTCATTGTTTCTATTCCATCCAATAAAGCATCGATTAATTTATTATAGCCCCCAACAGGAATTCCTTGATACTTATCATTAAAATAATTGTTGTCGTATGTAAAACGAACAGGGAGTCTTTTAATTATAAATGCTGGTAAATCTGTTGCTTTACGACCCCATTGTTTTTCAGTGTATCCCTTAATCAGCTTAAAATAAATATCCTTACCGACTAAAGAAATTGCTTGTTCTTCTAAATTCTTAGGGTTCGATATATTTAATTCTTTTATCTCTTCCTGAATTTTATTTTTTGCTTCCTCTGGCGTTTTTACGCCCCATAGTTGGTAAAACGTATTCATATTAAAAGGTAAATTGTAAAGTTCCCCATTATAATTTGCAATTGGGCTGTTTATGTAGTGATTAAATTCGACTAAATTATTGACATAATCCCATATTTTTTTGTCGTTAGTATGAAATATATGGGCTCCATATTTATGAACATTTATGTCCTCAATGCTCTCACAATAAACATTTCCACCTAAATGATTGCGTTTGTCTATTACCAAGCATGTCTTACCTTTTTTTTTTGCCTCGTGAGCAAAAACGGAACCAAACAGGCCAGCACCTACTATCAAATAATCAAATTGTTTTTTATTTGTTTGAGATTTCATAAACTCTGTTTTTAAAATGGGTTGGCTGCTAAAATAATTCTTTTGATACCTCTTGGTCCAAATAATTTATGTCTATAGTATTTGGAAAACAACCATTTAAAAGCATTTTTTTTATCCTTTACCCTTGCTGCAACAGTAATTGCCATTGGGATATTGTTTCTTATAGATATCTCAATCTCAGGAATATTTAATTGCGCTTTACTACAATCTTCAAATAGTATCTTAACCATTCTATAGTTATTGTCGGAAGTTGACGTTCTTGATTGTGATTCTTTAACAATTCGACACTTTGCAGTAAATTTATTAACAAAATAAAAAGGTTTACCTAATTTACCTAATTGCAAACCAAAGAAAAAATCAGTTGCCTTACCTGCTCTTCCTTGATCTGAATACCCAATAGAAATCACGGCATCTCTGCGGACAAGAAAGGAATTGTTTGGAAACATCGACACGGCCCCAGCAATAAATCCATCTACTAAACCTTCTCTGTCTGGAGTTCTGAAATAAACATCATTTACAATTTCAGAATTTTCTATATATGTTCCATCTTCATTAATTACTCTTTGTTTTCCAAAACTTGCTATTATTTCGGGATGATCCAAAAAAGGCTTTTTTAAATCCTCAATACAGTTTGGATATATAGGATCGTCATCATGTAAATGCAAAACCAAATCGCCAGTTGCATGTTTATATTGAAAATCAACATTTTTTACTTCCAGCAATGATGGTTTATGATGAAAATATTTTATGGGAACAGGGCTAATATGGCTAAGTACATTAGTGACGAGATCTTCAGTAGCATCGCTCTTAGAATCATCTCCAATAACAATTTCATCAGGTAGAACTGTTTGTGCCCAAACAGATTCTAATGTTTCTTTTAAAAAATCAGGCCGCTCATAGGTTGGTATAATTACTGTTATTTTCATGATGATTATTTTTTAAATTCTGTTTTTTAAAAATTTTGCTGGTACACCACCCCATATTTGGTTGGCCGGTATTGACTTCGTCACGACAGCCCCAGCTGCAACGATTGAACCTGCACCTATAGAAACACCTTTTAACACCACGACATTACAACCTAACCAAACATCCTTCTCTAAAAGTATCGCACCTTTTATAGAGGCTTGAGGTCCAATTAGCATTCCTGATTTGGTGCCATGATCGTGATCTATAAATTTACAGCCTGAAGCAATATTTGAATATTTTGAAATTTTAATTCCACAGTTGATATTAAATTCGCAATCAGCACCTATAAAAACCTCGTCCTCTATAACAATAGATGGTCCTCTGCTCCAAATCCCTGCATATTTAAAATAAACACCATGTTCCAGAATACAATTTTTACCAATAGATACTTGATGTGGCCAAATAGTGTAAATTTTAGGAATACATACTCCACTTGCTATTTTCATTCCTTGTATTTGCAAAAATATTTTTCTAAAAAAACTTTTTGCTTTTCTAAAATAACGTATTCGCAGTACAAATAAAGATTGTTGAATAAAATAAATAAGTTGCATTTAATTAATTTATTGAAATAAGCGTTTGTAAGTTGCGTTGTATTCAAAATTTTCAATGCGATATTTTATAAATTTTGCTGGAATTCCTCCAACTACTGCAAGCGGTTC
Coding sequences within:
- a CDS encoding acyltransferase, translating into MKIASGVCIPKIYTIWPHQVSIGKNCILEHGVYFKYAGIWSRGPSIVIEDEVFIGADCEFNINCGIKISKYSNIASGCKFIDHDHGTKSGMLIGPQASIKGAILLEKDVWLGCNVVVLKGVSIGAGSIVAAGAVVTKSIPANQIWGGVPAKFLKNRI
- the glf gene encoding UDP-galactopyranose mutase; amino-acid sequence: MKSQTNKKQFDYLIVGAGLFGSVFAHEAKKKGKTCLVIDKRNHLGGNVYCESIEDINVHKYGAHIFHTNDKKIWDYVNNLVEFNHYINSPIANYNGELYNLPFNMNTFYQLWGVKTPEEAKNKIQEEIKELNISNPKNLEEQAISLVGKDIYFKLIKGYTEKQWGRKATDLPAFIIKRLPVRFTYDNNYFNDKYQGIPVGGYNKLIDALLDGIETMTDQDYFENNAEWNAKAKTIVFTGRIDEFFGFKYGKLNYRSLKFESKTLDTDNFQGNAVINYTDSTTPFTRIIEHKHFEFGKQKKTVITKEYPQEWEEGKEPYYPVNDTINNDLFIKYRDLADKETNVIFGGRLAEYKYYDMHQIIASALKKAADFI
- a CDS encoding glycosyltransferase family 2 protein gives rise to the protein MKITVIIPTYERPDFLKETLESVWAQTVLPDEIVIGDDSKSDATEDLVTNVLSHISPVPIKYFHHKPSLLEVKNVDFQYKHATGDLVLHLHDDDPIYPNCIEDLKKPFLDHPEIIASFGKQRVINEDGTYIENSEIVNDVYFRTPDREGLVDGFIAGAVSMFPNNSFLVRRDAVISIGYSDQGRAGKATDFFFGLQLGKLGKPFYFVNKFTAKCRIVKESQSRTSTSDNNYRMVKILFEDCSKAQLNIPEIEISIRNNIPMAITVAARVKDKKNAFKWLFSKYYRHKLFGPRGIKRIILAANPF